The genomic stretch CAGGGATATATGGTATTTTTTGATCAGCTTCTTTAAGACGGCTTTTGCTTCCTCCACCTTGTTCTGGGGTGCTGTGGGATAAATGACTATGGTATCAAGAACTTTTCCTGTCTCATCCACAACAGCCAGCTTGCAGCCGGTTCGAAATGCCGGATCCCAGCCCAGGACCACCCGTCCTGCAATGGGAGGCTGCATTAAAAGCTGCTCTAAGTTTTTGCCGAACACCCGGATCGCTCCAGCCTCTGCCTGCTCTGTCAACGAGTTTCTTACCTCACGCTCAATGGCCGGGGCTATGAGGCGGTCATAACTGTCTGCGATCACCTCTTTAAGGACAGTCGTGGTGTATGGATTGTCCTTTGCAATCACCTGCTTTTCCAGAAAACGTATAATCTGCTCTACAGGTGCAAGTATTTTTACCGTAAGGATCTTCTCTTTTTCCCCTCGGTTTAAAGCCAGGATCCTGTGGCCTGCGGATTTTTTAATGGTTTCCTCATAATTGTAATACATTTCATAAACAGATTCTGCCTCTTCATCCTTTGCTGATGACTGAAGGCTTCCCTGGTTTACGGTGGCATTCCGGATATAGGTGCGGTATTCCGCGTTGTCGGAAATCCGCTCTGCCAGGATGTCCTTTGCCCCATTTATGGCTTCCTCCGGAGAAGAAACGCCCATTTCTTCAGAAACATACTCCAGTCCTACCTCTGTTAAGGGAGTCTTTATCATCTGAAGCATGATTAAATCCGCAAGGGGTTCCAGCCCCTTCTCCTTTGCAATGGTCGCTCTTGTCCTTCTCTTTGGCTTATAGGGACGGTATAAATCCTCCACAGCTACCAGAGTCTGGGCTTCTATTATCTTTTTTTCCAGCTCCGGAGTCAGCTTCTCCTGCTCCCTGATGGAAGAAAGAACCTGTTCCTTCCGCTCTTCTAAATTCCGCAGATAGCGGAGCCTTTCATCCAGGTTACGCAGAACCTCATCATCTAAAGATCCGGTGACCTCCTTCCGGTATCTTGCAATAAACGGAATGGTGTTCCCTTCGTCAATGAGCTTTACTGCCGCTTCCACCTGCCCGCGGCTAATGGAAAGTTCTTCTTGTAATGCCTTTATTATGTCCATGGTGATCCCCTTATTTTTTCATAATTTGTATCGTAATGAATTTTCGTTCAGCCTTTATTCAATTTACTATTATAATTCATCAGCCTTCCTTATGCAAGACCCGTCTGGACATGCAGGCCTTTTCGTGCTACAATCATAAAATAGTGTGGTTAATAACCATTTTTTTGTTTTCACAATATGCAAACGAGGTAAATTACGAATGGAAGAAAACCATAACAGCAACAACGGGATGCTGCCCCAGATCCGTCCGACAGGTTCCCTTCTGGCCTTCTGGTCCGTTCTTCTTGGCGGCATTGGACTTGCCAGCGACTGTCTTCCCCTATTCAGTATCTGGAGTCTGCCTGCAGGCCTGTTTCTCGGCCTGATCGGCATTGCATGCGCTGTGCTCTCCAAACAGGGAAAACCATTTACGCAACAGGCCCAGCTTGGCCTGATCCTGTCTATTATTTCCACGGTCTGCGGCCTTATGATGGCTTTATTTATTATTTTTGTATATGATACTATGGACACCAATACGCCTTTGGGCCATTATTTCAGACAGGTTTTTGAGACTGCCTCTCAGGCCCTTACATCCTCTCCTTCCGGAGAATAGAGCCTATCTCATAACAGGCAGCAGATCTATCCCCTTTATAACCAGCATATAATTCTTGAAAATCCAATTGGCTGCAACAATAGCCGCTCCTGCCAGGATCAGTATCCTGGCTCTTTTTTTATGTTCAAAGGGATTTTTATGTCCTTTAACGGCCCATATGATCATTTCCAAAAACAGAACGAGAACAGCATAAAGGACCAGCGGATGATACTGAAAACTCATTCGCAGGTCCCCTCGCAGCAATGACCGGACGGCCCGGGTTCCCCCACAGCCCGGACAATAAAGTCCGGTTAGGGAATGGAACAGACAGGGAAGCCCGAGGCCAAATATTCTTTTTAACAAGTTCATTTTTTCACCTTAGTTTAATCCGCCAGATCAAAGGCATCATGGACGGTCCTCATAGCACGGTTTACATCCGCTTCATCGATTAAAACCGTTATCCGTATCTCAGAGGTGGCGATCATCTTGATATTCACATTGGCACTGGAAAGGGCTTCAAACATCTTTGCAGCCACTCCGGGATTTCCTGTCATCCCTGCGCCGATAATGGAAATCTTAGCGACGTTTTCCTCGCTCGTCACATCCTGGGCGGTGATGGACTCCTTATTTTCCATTAAAAGATCCATGGTATCCTTTAAATCTGTCTTTGCCACCGTAAAGGAAATATCCTTTCTTTCTTCCCGTCCGATGGACTGAATGATAATATCCACATTGATATTATTCCTTGCCAGGAGATTAAAGATTTTAAAAGCAATTCCCGGCGTATTTTTAACCCCGATTACTGAAATACGGGCTACATTCTTATCCGCGGCAACACCGCTAACCAGCATTCTTTCCAATTTTGTTTCCTCCTTGACGACTGTACCTTCTGCCCTGGTCAGACTTGACAGAACAACCAACTGAACTCCATAACGCTTTGCCATCTCCACAGACCGGTTATGGAGCACTTTTGCTCCAAGGGAAGCGAATTCCAGCATTTCATCATAAGAAACCTCAGGGAGCTTTCTAGCGTTTGGAACGATGTGGGGATCTGCAGTGTATACTCCATCCACATCCGTATAGATCTCACATGCATCCGCATGAAGGGCGGCTGCAAGGGCTACGGCCGTTGTATCAGAGCCTCCCCGGCCAAGTGTTGTTAAGTCTTCGTACTTATTAACCCCCTGAAAGCCTGTGACGATCACAATTTTCCTGGCCTCCAGTTCATGCCGTATACGTTCTGTATCGATCCGCTTTAATTTGGCCGTTCCGTAGGCAGAGGTGGTGTGCATGGCCACCTGAGCCGCATTTAAAGAAACGGCGGGGACTCCCAAAGAATTCATTGCCATAGCCATAAGGGCCACACTGACCTGTTCCCCGGTGGCTAACAGCATATCCAGTTCTCTCTTAGGAGGGTTAGGATTTATCTCAAGGGCCTTTGCAATGAGACCATCCGTTGTCTTTCCCATAGCGGACAGTACCACTACCACCTGATTGCCTTTTTCATATTCCTCAATGCAGCGCTTTGCCACATTAAAAATTCTTTCTTTGTCTGCGACGGAGCTACCGCCAAATTTTTTCACTACTAACATTGATGCCTCCTGGCGAAAAGTCAAGCAGATATTCTGATCCGCTTTGCTGTATGCTCATAACCTGTTACACCGTTACTAATTCTGCGCGGATGCGCTGCCTGATTCCCGGCAGCTTTTTCGCTTTAATTTCGTATTCTTCTTCGGTCATAGTTTCCGTAAGGACTGCAAATTCGTCCATATGGTCCAGTTCCACCACTTCCACCTTGCCGAATACTGCCTCCACTTCTTTCACACGTTTATCAGCAATTCCTTTGATCCTCACAAAATAGCGGAAGGAGCTGCTGCTCATGGAAGAAATGGTAAGGTTTTCCCTATCCCAGCCCATTTCCACATGATGGCCTTGATGATTCAGGGCTTCAATAATATCCGCTACCACAGCGCTTGCTGTTGGAAGCTTACCGGCCCCGCTTCCATAAAACATGGACGTGCCCAACATGTTTCCTTTTACCAGAATGCCGTTATAAACATCATTTACGGAATATAACGGATGATCTTTTCCAATCATGACCGGGGCTACAAATGCATGGACGGTTCCGTCCTGGATCCTGCTGGAGCCAAACAGCTTTACAGAGGTTCCCATAGCATCGGCATAGCGGAAATCCACATCCGTTATTTTTGTTATCCCTTCTGTATAAATATGCTCGTAATTAACCTCGTGTCCCGTTGCCATTGCCGTCAGGATGGCAATCTTTCGACAGGTATCGTGTCCTTCCACATCGGCTTCCGGATTCCGCTCCGCGTAGCCCAGGTCCTGAGCCTCTCGTAAAGCCGTTTCAAAGGTTTCGCCTGCTTTGTCCATTTTTGTCAGAATATAGTTAGTGGTTCCATTTAAAATACCGGTGATCTCTTCAATCACCTCACCTGCAAGGGAAGTATACAGAGGGCGTATGACAGGAATACCGCCGCCTACACTTGCCTCGAAGAAAAAATTCACATGATGCTCTTTTGCAATTTCCAAAAGTTCCGTTCCGTATGCCGCCACCAGAGCCTTATTGGAGGTGGCCACATGCTTGCCTGCCTTTAAACACGCCTTCACAAAGGGATAAGCAGGATTTAGTCCTCCCATGGTCTCAACTACCATGGACACTGACTGATCCTTTTCAATGACGGAAAAGTCATGAACGATCTTATCTTCAGCAGGATCTCCCGGAAATTCCCTTAAATCCAGGACATACTTTACATCAACTTCATCGCCAACCTTTTTGGCAATTATCTCTTTGTTTCTTTCCAAAACCTCTACCACACCTGATCCAATGGTGCCATAGCCCATAACTGCAATATGTCTCATATTATCCTCCGGCAACTCGCTTTCGTATTATTTTTCAAGGAAGTTCAATTTGTCATTCAGCTCATCGAACGGCTGCCTCTACTCCCTGGCTAAAATTTTAACGTAGTGGACTCCATTTTTTTCTTCTATTTCCTCCACCATTTTTGAAACATTGCCGGTGGTCTCAAGGACTTCCACGCTTAATGTCAAGGTGGCCACTCCATTGACCGGAATGCTCTGGTGTATGGTTAGGATATTGGCGCGGTACACAGCAACCACATGAAGCAGATCGGACAGTAAACCTGGTTCATCATCCATCTGCATCACTAGTGTTATGGTCTTCCCTTTCGTATTATCATAAAAAGGAAAGATATCATCCTTATACTTATAAAAAGAGCTGCGGCTGATCCCGACCCGGTCAGTTGCCTCCTGTACGGTAATAACCCGCTCCGATTCCAACAGCTTTTTTGCTTCAACTACTTTCAGCAATACTTCAGGTACAGCCTTTTGCTTTACCACAAAATATTTACTCTTTTCTTCCATAATAAAAATATCTTCCCTTCTGTGTCCGCATCGGAAATACATCTGTGCTCATAGGGAAGATATTATCATATTTAGGCAGGGTATGCAACTATTTTTCTATTTATTTTCTTCGGTTTTTAAAAAAATACAGGAAAAAACCTCTATTCAGCGCTGCTTTCCCCGGACTTTGCCCCAGTACTCAGCCAGCGTAAATAGGCGTACATGAACTGATCCAAAGAACCGTCCAGAACGCTTCCTACATTGCCGGTTTCCGCATTGGTCCTGTGATCCTTGACCATGGTATAAGGCTGAAGGACATAGGAACGGATCTGGTTACCCCAGCCGATCTCTGTCACATCGCCCCGGATTCCGGATAATTTCTCCGCATTTTCCTGCTGCTTCAGCATATAAAGCTTTGCCTTTAACATCTGCATGGCCTTGTCCTTGTTCTGGAACTGGGAGCGCTCATTCTGGCACTGAACCACAATTCCGGTAGGAAGGTGAGTGATGCGGATGGCCGAAGAAGTTTTGTTGATATGCTGTCCTCCTGCTCCGCTGGAGCGGTAGGTATCGATGCGAAGGTCCTCATCGTTGATCTCCACATCCAAATCCTCTTCGATATCCGGCATGACATCACAGGATACAAAGGAGGTCTGGCGTTTGCCTGCGGCATTAAACGGCGAGATGCGCACCAGACGGTGAACTCCCTTTTCCGATTTCAAATACCCAAAGGCATTGGGCCCGTTGATCTGAACCGTAACGGATTTAATGCCCGCTTCTTCCCCGTCAAGGTAATCCAGGACTTCTAAGGAAAAGCCTTTTTTCTCCGCCCACCGGCAGAACATACGGTACAGCATGCCGCACCAGTCACAGGATTCGGTTCCTCCTGCGCCTGCGTTGAGCTTTAAAATGGCATTGTCGCTGTCGTACTCACCGGACAGCAGGGTATTGATGCGCATGTTCTCCAGTTTTTCTTTAAACTGGTTTAACATCTCTTCCACTTCCGGAACCAGGGAGGGATCATTCTCCTCATTTCCCATTTCGATCATTACGCCAATGTCTTCATACTGCTGCTCTAAGTCCTTATAACTCTGAACAGTATCTTTTAAATTCTTTGCAAGCTGTACAATCTTGGCCGACTTTTCAGGATCCTCCCAAAAGCCCGGCTCTTCCATGGACTTGTCCAGCTCATCGATTCTCTTTAACTTATTATCTAAGTCAAAGTGAATCCCTCACTTCCACTAATGGTTTTTCAAACGTTGATAATTCGTATTTGTACTGGTCTAACTCTACCACTGTGTCACCCACTTTCTGAATTTAATTATTTATCTTAACAAAATTGGAGTCCGATCCTAAAAAAGGGTGCGAACTCCAATTTTATAAAAATACTATACTAATTTACGTCCGCAGCACTGCTTGTATTTCTTACCGGAACCGCATGGACATGGATCATTCGGATATACCTTAGCTTCCACCTTCTTTACCGGTGCTTTCGGGGAGCTCTCATCCTTATTGGTTCCTGTCACCTTGGCAGCCGGTTCTCTCTCCACCTTCTGCTCTACGCGGATATGGAATAAGATTCTTACGGTATCCTCACGGATGGCAGCAGCCATCTCATCAAACATCTGATATCCGCTCATCTTATATTCCACCAGCGGATCTCTCTGTCCGTAAGCCTGCAGGCCGATGCCCTGGCGCAGCTGATCCATATCATCGATATGGGACATCCATTTATTATCGATCACCTTTAAGAGAATCACACGCTCGATTTCACGAATCTGTTCTCCCTCCGGGAATTCTGCTTCCTTGGATTCATATAGCTTAATAGCTTCTTCCTTCAGCATATGCTTCAGTTCATTCTTCTTAATCTTCTTATCTTCCGGAAGAGTAACTGGCTGTAGAGGAATGATAGGGAGAAGAAGGGTGTTAAGCTCATTCAAATCCCAATCTTCCGGTGCCTGGTCATCGCTGACAGAAAGATCAACCGCATTTTCCACAATATCCGTCACCATCTTTAACACGAAGTCACGCATATTGTCTCCATCCAGAACCTTTCTTCTCTCTGCATAGATCACTTCACGCTGTTCGTTCATGACCTCGTCATATTTTAAAAGGTTCTCACGGATGCCGTAGTTGTTTGTCTCAATCTTCATCTGGGCCTTTTCAATGGCATTAGAGAGCATCTTGTGCTCGATCTGCTCTCCTTCCGGCACACCAAGAGCATTGAACATGCCTACCAGACGTTCGGAACCAAACAGACGCATTAAGTCATCTTCAAGGGAAATATAAAATCTGGATTCTCCCGGGTCGCCCTGACGTCCGGAACGGCCGCGCAGCTGGTTATCAATACGGCGGGATTCATGACGCTCCGTACCGATGATCTTTAAACCGCCTGCTGCCTTTGACTCGTCATCAAGCTTAATATCCGTACCACGGCCTGCCATGTTGGTGGCAATGGTTACAGCCTTATGCACACCTGCATCTGCTACGATCTCAGCTTCCAGCTCATGATATTTTGCATTCAGCACCTTATGAGGAATTCCCCGGCGCCGTAACATGTTGCTTAACATTTCAGAGGTTTCAATGGTAATGGTACCTACCAGGACAGGCTGTCCCTTCTCGTAAGCAATCTCCACTTCATTGCATACCGCTTCAAATTTCTCTTTCTTTGTTTTATAAACGGCATCCTCCTGATCAATACGTGCGATCGGGCGGTTGGTTGGGATGGAAATGGCATCCATGCCGTAGGTATTACGGAATTCCTTCTCTTCTGTAAGGGCGGTACCGGTCATACCGGCTTTTTTATTGTACTTATTAAAGAAGTTCTGGAAAGTGATGGTGGCAAGAGTTTTGCTCTCTCTCCGCACATTTACGTGCTCCTTGGCTTCAATCGCCTGATGGAGTCCGTCAGAATAACGTCTGCCAGGCATAATACGTCCGGTAAACTCATCAACAATCAGTACCTCATCATCCTTTACTACATAATCCTTATCCCGGAACATGAGATAATTGGCACGAAGGGCCAGAATAATGTTATGCTGGATCTCTAAGTTCTGGGGATCGGATAAGTTCTCGATGTGGAAGAACTGCTCTACCTTTTCCACACCCTGTTCGGTTAAGTTAACAACCTTGTCCTTTTCATCCACAACAAAGTCGCCGGTTTCCGTGATCTCCTCTCCCATGATGGCTGCCATCTTGGAGAATTCTGCGGAAGCCTCGCCTCGTTCCAGCTGACGGGCCAGAATGTCACAGACCTCATACAGTTTTGTGGACTTGCCGCTCTGCCCGGAAATAATAAGAGGTGTTCTTGCCTCATCAATTAATACAGAGTCTACCTCATCAATGATACAAAAATCTAAATTCCTTAAAACCATCTGTTCCTTATAGATGGCCATGTTATCTCTCAGATAATCAAAACCAAGCTCGTTGTTGGTTACATAGGTAATGTCGCAGTTGTATGCTTCACGTCTTTCGTCAGAATTCATGGAGTTAAGCACGACCCCAACGGTCAGGCCCAGGAATTCATGTACTCTTCCCATCCACTCTGCATCTCGTTTTGCCAGGTAATCATTGACCGTTACAATCTGGACTCCATTGCCTGCCAGTGCGTTTAAATAAGCAGGGCAGGTAGATACCAGGGTCTTACCTTCACCGGTCTTCATCTCAGAAATACGTCCCTGATGAAGAACGAGTCCGCCGATGAGCTGCACACGGAAATGCTCCATATTAAGAACTCTTCGTGCTGCCTCTCTCACCGTTGCAAAAGCTTCCGGTAAAATATCATCCAGAGTCTCGCCTGATGAAAGCCTTTCCTTAAAGAGCCTTGTGTTGTTTCTCAGCTCCTCATCCGTAAGTGCAACCATGGTCGGACGCAGAGCTTCTATCTTATCCACAATGGGTTCTATTAATTTTAATTCTCTTTCACTATGAGTTCCAAATATTTTTTGAACGAAGTTCATAATTCATTCTCCTACTCTTCTTAACGATATACACGATACAATCTCGTATATTGTAGCACTAACTCCTTCTTAATTCAACGAATTCATAAAAAATTAACATTCTGGTAATAAACAGGGCCTATTATTACCAGGTCCTTCCTTTTTCCACAGCAAACAACGGCAAATCTGGAAAATTTTATGGTTAACCTGACACATTGCACAAAAAACCTGTTCGATTCTCCGCTTTTCCACATTATCCACATTACATTGTGTATTTTTCCCCCAGTTTTATCCCCACTATGAAATCCCATAATTAGGGGAAAAATTAGTTATACACCAAGTTATCCACATTATCCACATTTATTCTCCACAGATTCCCATATTTCCCATCCAGTTGTCAGACTTTCGGATTTTTGTATATATGTCATAAAGTTTCCTTTTTCGACGAAAATTTCTCTTTTTCCCTTGACTTTTTTTTTAGTCCATCTATAGTTTTTCAATAATTAGTCAAACTAATAAGTAGAGACATTTTACAAAAAATTACCAATAATTATCTAATAATTTTACAATGCAATTGAACTATTCTCAAAAATATGCTATACTATAACCATCTCAAGAAAAAGGAGCTGATGACTTATGCGTTTTACAATTACAGGGAGAAATATTGAGGTAACATCGGGATTACGCGAGGCAGTCGAGGACAAGCTTGGAAAGCTGGACCGTTTCTTCGCTCCTGCGACAGAAGCAACAGTAAGACTCAGCGTACAGAAAGAAATTCAGAAAATCGAAGTAACTATTCCAGTGAAAGGACATATAATCAGAGCAGAAGAATCCAGTACAGACATGTACGTTTCCATTGATCTTGTGGAAGAGATCCTGGAACGCCAGCTGAAAAAATATAAAAACAAATTAATCAACAAAAAGCTGAATGCCCCTTCCTTTTCAACAGCTTTTCTGGAAGATGAAACCCAGCCAGATGATCATGTAGAAATCGTTAAGTCAAAGAAATTTGCCATTAAGCCCATGGATCCGGAAGAAGCCTGTGTTCAGATGGAACTTCTTGGTCATAGCTTCTACGTATTCTTAAATGCAGATACAGAGGAAGTCAATGTGGTTTATAAAAGAAAAGGCGGCTCCTACGGCCTGATTGAACCAGAATTCTAAAACTTAAAAAAAGCAGCCAGGACAATTGTCCGGCTGATCAGATTGTAGGCAAATCGGTGTCAGGACGCAAGTCCTGGCACTGTTTTTCTATGTACATATTGTTCATCATGATTTTTAACGTCAGAAAAGAAAAGCTGTCCTTTAGCTGACCCGTTCTTTTGTTTCTTTCCGGTGACCATACAGTTCCTTCATCCACGGTATATAGCTAATGTCCTCACACAACTCCATGTATGGTTCTTAGATATGTCAGGTAACCAGTTTCACATGTTCTACTGTTTTTTCAATTTGGAATCATAATATAAATTAGAAGGTGATTGACCATCTTAGGGTAATGTGTTG from Lacrimispora sphenoides JCM 1415 encodes the following:
- a CDS encoding ACT domain-containing protein: MEEKSKYFVVKQKAVPEVLLKVVEAKKLLESERVITVQEATDRVGISRSSFYKYKDDIFPFYDNTKGKTITLVMQMDDEPGLLSDLLHVVAVYRANILTIHQSIPVNGVATLTLSVEVLETTGNVSKMVEEIEEKNGVHYVKILARE
- a CDS encoding homoserine dehydrogenase, which translates into the protein MRHIAVMGYGTIGSGVVEVLERNKEIIAKKVGDEVDVKYVLDLREFPGDPAEDKIVHDFSVIEKDQSVSMVVETMGGLNPAYPFVKACLKAGKHVATSNKALVAAYGTELLEIAKEHHVNFFFEASVGGGIPVIRPLYTSLAGEVIEEITGILNGTTNYILTKMDKAGETFETALREAQDLGYAERNPEADVEGHDTCRKIAILTAMATGHEVNYEHIYTEGITKITDVDFRYADAMGTSVKLFGSSRIQDGTVHAFVAPVMIGKDHPLYSVNDVYNGILVKGNMLGTSMFYGSGAGKLPTASAVVADIIEALNHQGHHVEMGWDRENLTISSMSSSSFRYFVRIKGIADKRVKEVEAVFGKVEVVELDHMDEFAVLTETMTEEEYEIKAKKLPGIRQRIRAELVTV
- a CDS encoding DUF2752 domain-containing protein — protein: MNLLKRIFGLGLPCLFHSLTGLYCPGCGGTRAVRSLLRGDLRMSFQYHPLVLYAVLVLFLEMIIWAVKGHKNPFEHKKRARILILAGAAIVAANWIFKNYMLVIKGIDLLPVMR
- a CDS encoding aspartate kinase, yielding MLVVKKFGGSSVADKERIFNVAKRCIEEYEKGNQVVVVLSAMGKTTDGLIAKALEINPNPPKRELDMLLATGEQVSVALMAMAMNSLGVPAVSLNAAQVAMHTTSAYGTAKLKRIDTERIRHELEARKIVIVTGFQGVNKYEDLTTLGRGGSDTTAVALAAALHADACEIYTDVDGVYTADPHIVPNARKLPEVSYDEMLEFASLGAKVLHNRSVEMAKRYGVQLVVLSSLTRAEGTVVKEETKLERMLVSGVAADKNVARISVIGVKNTPGIAFKIFNLLARNNINVDIIIQSIGREERKDISFTVAKTDLKDTMDLLMENKESITAQDVTSEENVAKISIIGAGMTGNPGVAAKMFEALSSANVNIKMIATSEIRITVLIDEADVNRAMRTVHDAFDLAD
- a CDS encoding Tex family protein, whose translation is MDIIKALQEELSISRGQVEAAVKLIDEGNTIPFIARYRKEVTGSLDDEVLRNLDERLRYLRNLEERKEQVLSSIREQEKLTPELEKKIIEAQTLVAVEDLYRPYKPKRRTRATIAKEKGLEPLADLIMLQMIKTPLTEVGLEYVSEEMGVSSPEEAINGAKDILAERISDNAEYRTYIRNATVNQGSLQSSAKDEEAESVYEMYYNYEETIKKSAGHRILALNRGEKEKILTVKILAPVEQIIRFLEKQVIAKDNPYTTTVLKEVIADSYDRLIAPAIEREVRNSLTEQAEAGAIRVFGKNLEQLLMQPPIAGRVVLGWDPAFRTGCKLAVVDETGKVLDTIVIYPTAPQNKVEEAKAVLKKLIKKYHISLISVGNGTASRESEAVIVELLKEIPEQVQYIIVNEAGASVYSASKLATEEFPEFDVGQRSAASIARRLQDPLAELVKIDPKSIGVGQYQHDMNQKHLSEALQGVVEDCVNKVGVDLNTASTSLLEYISGISKPIAKNIVIYREENGAFAGRNQLLKVPKLGPKAYEQCAGFMRIQGGKNPLDGTSVHPETYDAAKKLLTKLGYDLTELAHGGLNGIGKKILDYKALAAQLEIGEITLRDIVKELEKPARDPRDQMPAPILRTDVMDMKDLKPGMVLKGTVRNVIDFGAFVDIGVHQDGLVHISQMSDKFIKHPLEAVSVGDIVEVKVISVDVQKKRIALTMKL
- the secA gene encoding preprotein translocase subunit SecA produces the protein MNFVQKIFGTHSERELKLIEPIVDKIEALRPTMVALTDEELRNNTRLFKERLSSGETLDDILPEAFATVREAARRVLNMEHFRVQLIGGLVLHQGRISEMKTGEGKTLVSTCPAYLNALAGNGVQIVTVNDYLAKRDAEWMGRVHEFLGLTVGVVLNSMNSDERREAYNCDITYVTNNELGFDYLRDNMAIYKEQMVLRNLDFCIIDEVDSVLIDEARTPLIISGQSGKSTKLYEVCDILARQLERGEASAEFSKMAAIMGEEITETGDFVVDEKDKVVNLTEQGVEKVEQFFHIENLSDPQNLEIQHNIILALRANYLMFRDKDYVVKDDEVLIVDEFTGRIMPGRRYSDGLHQAIEAKEHVNVRRESKTLATITFQNFFNKYNKKAGMTGTALTEEKEFRNTYGMDAISIPTNRPIARIDQEDAVYKTKKEKFEAVCNEVEIAYEKGQPVLVGTITIETSEMLSNMLRRRGIPHKVLNAKYHELEAEIVADAGVHKAVTIATNMAGRGTDIKLDDESKAAGGLKIIGTERHESRRIDNQLRGRSGRQGDPGESRFYISLEDDLMRLFGSERLVGMFNALGVPEGEQIEHKMLSNAIEKAQMKIETNNYGIRENLLKYDEVMNEQREVIYAERRKVLDGDNMRDFVLKMVTDIVENAVDLSVSDDQAPEDWDLNELNTLLLPIIPLQPVTLPEDKKIKKNELKHMLKEEAIKLYESKEAEFPEGEQIREIERVILLKVIDNKWMSHIDDMDQLRQGIGLQAYGQRDPLVEYKMSGYQMFDEMAAAIREDTVRILFHIRVEQKVEREPAAKVTGTNKDESSPKAPVKKVEAKVYPNDPCPCGSGKKYKQCCGRKLV
- the prfB gene encoding peptide chain release factor 2 (programmed frameshift), which gives rise to MVELDQYKYELSTFEKPLVEVRDSLDLDNKLKRIDELDKSMEEPGFWEDPEKSAKIVQLAKNLKDTVQSYKDLEQQYEDIGVMIEMGNEENDPSLVPEVEEMLNQFKEKLENMRINTLLSGEYDSDNAILKLNAGAGGTESCDWCGMLYRMFCRWAEKKGFSLEVLDYLDGEEAGIKSVTVQINGPNAFGYLKSEKGVHRLVRISPFNAAGKRQTSFVSCDVMPDIEEDLDVEINDEDLRIDTYRSSGAGGQHINKTSSAIRITHLPTGIVVQCQNERSQFQNKDKAMQMLKAKLYMLKQQENAEKLSGIRGDVTEIGWGNQIRSYVLQPYTMVKDHRTNAETGNVGSVLDGSLDQFMYAYLRWLSTGAKSGESSAE
- the hpf gene encoding ribosome hibernation-promoting factor, HPF/YfiA family gives rise to the protein MRFTITGRNIEVTSGLREAVEDKLGKLDRFFAPATEATVRLSVQKEIQKIEVTIPVKGHIIRAEESSTDMYVSIDLVEEILERQLKKYKNKLINKKLNAPSFSTAFLEDETQPDDHVEIVKSKKFAIKPMDPEEACVQMELLGHSFYVFLNADTEEVNVVYKRKGGSYGLIEPEF